The Archocentrus centrarchus isolate MPI-CPG fArcCen1 chromosome 7, fArcCen1, whole genome shotgun sequence genome window below encodes:
- the LOC115783225 gene encoding immunoglobulin superfamily member 21-like has protein sequence MTASPVLCCLLLSLHILSLTAGYLTVSIEPLPPVVIGDTVTLKCNFQTDGSLREIVWFQVIEGGGAKQKIFTYDAMYNTSYSHMEDSHRREELVYQSTVRLPEVQMEDDGLYECHVGIYDRSSRDKVILASSSISLTVIVPPKSISVVAADSPAPFSRYEAQNFTLVCIVTGAKPAPVVYFKRDGELIDVVPTAKSFSSVGAQSKSPGQEKSWSRKQAGLRSTQVLTGRDADDTKLRKSLSLLEQEEKQVWLGHDGPDDPQQGQEEGSELNPEETTEVIPETIVSREFPRWVQSSDPLYYFHHRQQAAGDGTMEVRAMLTWSLNPQLDNEALFSCEVNHPALSMPMQAEVTLAAPRGPKLSMSPSKAKVGDTVRITVQGFQLGPSASEVFPEPMFTWTKVGGHLLDGRTEHSGRELILERVPAELNGSMFRCTAQNPLGSTDTHTRLIVFDNPRLKKGKEHVIAINTAVIQCSLTLPSMLLLRFTCELT, from the exons GTTATTTAACCGTTTCTATTGAACCTCTTCCTCCTGTCGTCATTGGAGATACAGTCACGCTCAAGTGCAACTTCCAAACAGATGGCAGCCTACGAGAGATTGTGTGGTTTCAG GTTATTGAAGGAGGCGGGGCCAAGCAGAAGATTTTCACTTATGATGCCATGTACAACACGAGCTACTCCCACATGGAGGACAGCCACAGACGGGAGGAGCTAGTTTACCAGTCAACAGTGCG ACTTCCGGAGGTTCAGATGGAGGATGATGGCCTGTATGAGTGCCACGTAGGGATCTATGACagaagctccagagacaaagTTATTCTCGCCTCCAGCAGTATCAGCCTCACTGTCATAG TACCTCCCAAGTCGATCTCTGTGGTGGCAGCCGACAGCCCAGCTCCATTCAGCCGCTACGAGGCCCAGAACTTCACTCTGGTTTGCATCGTTACTGGAGCGAAGCCAGCTCCCGTG GTGTACTTCAAGAGAGATGGTGAGCTCATTGATGTGGTTCCAACAGCCAAGTCTTTCTCTTCAGTGGGAGCCCAGAGTAAGAGCCCAGGTCAAGAAAAGAGCTGGAGCAGGAAGCAGGCAGGGCTTCGGAGCACACAGGTCCTGACCGGTCGAGATGCTGATGACACCAAACTCCGGaagtccctgtccctgctggAGCAAGAGGAGAAGCAGGTTTGGCTAGGCCACGATGGACCTGATGATCCTCAACAGGGCCAAGAAGAAGGGTCTGAACTGAACCCCGAGGAAACCACTGAGGTGATCCCTGAGACGATAGTGAGCAGGGAGTTTCCCCGCTGGGTTCAGAGCAGTGACCCTCTCTACTACTTCCATCACCGGCAGCAGGCAGCAGGTGACGGCACCATGGAGGTCAGAGCCATGCTGACCTGGAGCCTCAACCCCCAGCTGGACAACGAGGCTCTGTTCAGCTGTGAGGTCAACCACCCAGCTCTGTCCATGCCCATGCAAGCTGAGGTCACTCTGG CTGCTCCCAGGGGGCCGAAGCTGTCCATGAGCCCCAGCAAAGCCAAAGTGGGAGACACAGTGCGGATCACAGTCCAGGGCTTCCAGCTGGGACCTTCTGCA AGCGAGGTCTTCCCTGAACCCATGTTCACTTGGACCAAAGTTGGTGGGCATCTGCTCGATGGCAGAACAGAGCACAGTGGAAGGGAGCTCATCCTGGAGAGAGTTCCTGCTGAGCTCAACGGCTCCATGTTCCGCTGCACAGCCCAGAATCCTCTGGGCTCCACAGATACCCACACCCGCCTCATTGTGTTTG aCAACCCGAGactgaagaaaggaaaagaacaTGTCATTG cCATCAACACAGCTGTCATTCAGTGCTCCCTCACATTACCCTCCATGCTGCTGCTGAGATTCACCTGTGAGCTGACGTGA